From Streptomyces sp. Edi4, one genomic window encodes:
- a CDS encoding zinc-binding dehydrogenase translates to MRAIRFDEFGGPEVLRLVEAKVPEPGPGEVSVDVAYVGVNFADLKARSAGYRVGSLPFVPGLELSGRVRAVGDGVAGIAVGQEVAAMTEGGAYADVAVAPAATVFSLPAGMSLRTAATLPTVLPTAHALIHEVGRLQPGESVLVQGAAGGVGTVAGQLARLAGAGAVYGVVSSQAKAEYARAHGYDDAFLTDTFATDVLRATGGRGVDLVLDPVGGETLRHGLEALALFGRLVSYGNASGDAAWQVGQNELYPRARSVSGFSILGLAADDPAALRAIADRALSLAIGGEVELPVTAEFALEEAASAHRLMESRTSTGKLLLKAG, encoded by the coding sequence ATGCGTGCGATCAGGTTCGACGAGTTCGGCGGTCCCGAGGTGCTGCGGCTCGTGGAGGCGAAGGTGCCGGAGCCGGGGCCGGGCGAGGTGAGCGTCGACGTCGCGTACGTCGGCGTCAACTTCGCGGATCTCAAGGCGCGTTCGGCGGGGTACCGGGTGGGCTCGCTGCCCTTCGTGCCCGGGCTCGAACTCTCCGGGCGCGTGCGGGCCGTCGGCGACGGGGTGGCGGGGATCGCGGTCGGCCAGGAGGTCGCCGCGATGACCGAGGGCGGCGCCTACGCGGACGTGGCCGTCGCCCCGGCCGCCACCGTCTTCTCGCTGCCCGCCGGGATGAGCCTGCGCACCGCCGCGACCCTGCCCACCGTGCTGCCCACCGCGCACGCCCTGATCCACGAGGTGGGCCGGCTGCAACCGGGCGAGAGCGTCCTGGTGCAGGGCGCCGCGGGGGGAGTCGGCACCGTCGCCGGGCAGCTCGCCCGGCTCGCCGGGGCCGGCGCGGTCTACGGGGTGGTCTCCAGCCAGGCCAAGGCGGAGTACGCCCGCGCGCACGGCTATGACGACGCCTTCCTGACCGACACCTTCGCGACGGACGTCCTGCGCGCCACCGGCGGCCGGGGCGTGGACCTGGTGCTCGACCCCGTCGGCGGCGAGACCCTGCGCCACGGCCTCGAAGCGCTCGCCCTGTTCGGCCGTCTCGTCTCGTACGGCAACGCGAGCGGCGACGCGGCCTGGCAGGTGGGCCAGAACGAGCTGTATCCACGCGCCCGTTCGGTGTCCGGCTTCTCCATCCTGGGCCTGGCGGCCGACGACCCCGCCGCCCTGCGCGCGATCGCGGACCGCGCCCTGTCCCTCGCCATCGGCGGGGAGGTGGAGCTGCCGGTCACCGCCGAGTTCGCCCTCGAAGAGGCCGCCTCCGCCCACCGGTTGATGGAGAGCCGGACATCGACGGGGAAGCTCCTGCTGAAGGCCGGCTGA
- a CDS encoding DUF5937 family protein, with the protein MTIDITGLAPERIGFAVSPLAELGLALHALSEPGHHPGLHGWATATAAALPPDLADRLHEAEFLWRHTFSDVFMPFAGIPGQGGTPGSTLAEDLDLLDRLSDERFTSAALEITCNLYSVKTPSPLCDPAMRTRALELAANRGPRQVDFTRRLLDDPGSVRAWLRRLLEDCDQAFFADTWQRIRVQLAADARHKAELLRRKGLDEAVHAVSAALSLDASGTRIEVDKLSEGHTTATDPEPGAGLTFVPTSFGWPHLMVLHAPGWRPVIHYPVHGPELPSPASVDLLKLRMEALAHPMRMRLCRNLARSPNTTGELAEQHGITAPEVSRHLAVLKRAGLLTTRRRGRYVLHQLDLTVVARLGSDFLEGVLR; encoded by the coding sequence GTGACCATCGACATCACGGGCCTGGCGCCCGAACGCATCGGCTTCGCGGTCTCCCCGCTGGCCGAGCTGGGCCTGGCCCTGCACGCGCTCTCCGAGCCCGGCCACCACCCCGGTCTGCACGGCTGGGCCACCGCGACCGCGGCCGCGCTGCCGCCCGACCTCGCCGACCGGCTGCACGAGGCGGAGTTCCTGTGGCGGCACACCTTCTCCGACGTGTTCATGCCCTTCGCGGGCATACCCGGCCAGGGCGGCACCCCCGGCTCGACGCTCGCCGAGGACCTGGACCTGCTCGACCGGCTGTCCGACGAGCGGTTCACCTCCGCCGCCCTGGAGATCACCTGCAACCTGTACAGCGTGAAGACGCCCTCGCCGCTGTGCGACCCGGCGATGCGGACGCGCGCCCTTGAGCTCGCGGCCAACCGGGGCCCTCGGCAGGTGGACTTCACGCGCCGGCTGCTGGACGATCCCGGTTCCGTGCGGGCCTGGCTGCGGCGTCTCCTGGAGGACTGCGACCAGGCGTTCTTCGCGGACACCTGGCAGCGGATCCGGGTCCAACTGGCCGCCGACGCACGGCACAAGGCGGAGCTGCTGCGCCGCAAGGGGCTCGACGAGGCCGTGCACGCGGTGTCGGCGGCCCTCAGCCTCGATGCGAGCGGCACCCGCATCGAGGTGGACAAGCTGTCCGAGGGCCACACCACCGCCACCGACCCCGAGCCCGGCGCCGGGCTCACCTTCGTACCCACGTCGTTCGGCTGGCCCCATCTGATGGTGCTGCACGCGCCGGGCTGGCGGCCGGTGATCCACTACCCGGTGCACGGGCCCGAACTGCCGTCGCCCGCCTCGGTGGACCTGCTCAAGCTGCGCATGGAAGCCCTCGCGCACCCGATGCGGATGCGCCTGTGCCGCAACCTGGCGCGCTCGCCCAACACCACGGGAGAGCTCGCCGAACAGCACGGGATCACCGCACCCGAGGTCTCCCGCCATCTGGCCGTCCTGAAGCGGGCCGGCCTCCTCACCACCCGGCGCCGGGGCCGCTATGTGCTGCACCAGCTGGACCTGACGGTGGTGGCCCGCCTGGGCAGCGACTTCCTGGAGGGGGTGCTGCGCTAG
- a CDS encoding sensor histidine kinase, with protein MQRLYDFIRRHPTGVDTFWAVILFGFSCLQIVAAAESTRQAAAAIQIALAAGMATAVALRRRVPERMLLLVIALGVGQLALNVPPQVQDFAMLVIVYTVASAGRRWASRVALVATLCAAPLAHVRWMQTGDANSGPEKVFFVIIMTVPFVLAWVLGDSMRTRKAYFAQLEERASRLEREREAQAKVAVAAERARIARELHDVVAHNVSVMVVQADGAAYVMDTSPDQARTALETISMTGRQALAEMRRLLGVLRTGEHEEAGEYVPQPDVRQIEDLVETVRGAGLTVDFKVEGTPRALPSGVELTAYRIVQEALTNTRKHGGPDAGASVRLVYFDDGLGLLVEDDGRGAAHEMYEDGGADGQGHGLIGMRERIGMVGGTLDAGPRPGGGFRISALLPLKPAR; from the coding sequence GTGCAACGCCTCTACGATTTCATCCGCAGACACCCGACCGGGGTCGACACCTTCTGGGCCGTCATCCTGTTCGGGTTCTCCTGCCTCCAGATCGTGGCGGCGGCGGAGAGCACCCGGCAGGCGGCCGCGGCCATCCAGATCGCGCTCGCGGCCGGTATGGCCACCGCCGTGGCGCTGCGCCGCAGGGTTCCCGAGCGGATGCTGCTCCTGGTGATCGCCCTGGGCGTGGGCCAGCTCGCGCTGAACGTGCCGCCCCAGGTCCAGGACTTCGCGATGCTGGTCATCGTCTACACGGTGGCGTCGGCGGGCCGGCGCTGGGCCTCACGGGTGGCGCTCGTGGCGACGCTGTGCGCGGCGCCGCTCGCCCATGTGCGCTGGATGCAGACGGGGGACGCGAACAGCGGGCCGGAGAAGGTGTTCTTCGTCATCATCATGACCGTCCCCTTCGTCCTCGCGTGGGTGCTCGGAGACTCGATGCGCACGCGCAAGGCGTACTTCGCGCAGCTGGAGGAGCGGGCCTCGCGCCTGGAGCGGGAGCGGGAGGCGCAGGCCAAGGTCGCGGTCGCCGCCGAGCGGGCCCGGATCGCCCGCGAGCTGCACGACGTGGTGGCGCACAACGTGTCGGTGATGGTGGTGCAGGCCGACGGCGCGGCGTACGTGATGGACACCTCGCCCGACCAGGCGAGGACGGCCCTTGAGACGATCTCGATGACCGGGCGCCAGGCGCTCGCCGAGATGCGCCGGCTGCTCGGTGTGCTGCGGACGGGCGAGCACGAGGAGGCGGGGGAGTACGTGCCGCAGCCGGACGTGCGCCAGATCGAGGACCTGGTCGAGACGGTCAGGGGTGCCGGCCTCACCGTCGACTTCAAGGTCGAGGGCACCCCGCGCGCCCTGCCCAGCGGTGTCGAGCTCACGGCGTACCGCATCGTGCAGGAGGCCCTGACCAACACCCGCAAGCACGGCGGCCCCGACGCGGGGGCGAGCGTGCGGCTGGTCTACTTCGACGACGGGCTCGGCCTTCTGGTCGAGGACGACGGCAGGGGAGCGGCCCACGAGATGTATGAGGACGGCGGCGCGGACGGCCAGGGCCACGGCCTGATCGGCATGCGGGAGCGGATCGGCATGGTGGGCGGCACTCTCGACGCGGGCCCGCGCCCCGGCGGCGGCTTCCGCATCAGCGCCCTGCTGCCGCTGAAACCGGCCCGCTGA
- a CDS encoding response regulator transcription factor codes for MTIRVMLVDDQVLLRTGFRMVLAAQPDMEVVAEAGDGAEAIDILRASAVDVVLMDVRMPRLDGVEATRRICEQPNPPKVLILTTFDLDEYAFSGLKAGASGFMLKDVPPAELLAAIRSVHSGDAVVAPSTTRRLLDRFAPMLPASGKEPEHKQLGRLTDREREVMLLVAQGLSNGEIAARLVLSEATVKTHVGRILTKLGLRDRVQVVVLAYETGLVRAGGSA; via the coding sequence ATGACGATCCGCGTGATGCTCGTCGACGACCAGGTGCTGCTGCGCACCGGGTTCCGGATGGTGCTCGCCGCCCAGCCGGACATGGAGGTCGTCGCGGAGGCGGGCGACGGCGCGGAGGCGATCGACATCCTGCGCGCGTCCGCCGTGGACGTGGTCCTGATGGATGTGCGCATGCCGAGGCTGGACGGGGTGGAGGCGACCCGGCGCATCTGCGAGCAGCCGAACCCGCCGAAGGTGCTGATCCTGACCACCTTCGACCTCGACGAGTACGCCTTCTCCGGCCTGAAGGCGGGCGCCAGCGGGTTCATGCTGAAGGATGTGCCGCCCGCCGAACTGCTCGCCGCCATCCGCTCGGTGCACAGCGGCGACGCGGTGGTCGCGCCGTCCACCACCCGGCGGCTGCTCGACCGGTTCGCCCCGATGCTCCCCGCGAGCGGCAAGGAGCCGGAGCACAAGCAGCTGGGCAGGCTCACCGACCGCGAGCGCGAGGTCATGCTCCTGGTGGCCCAGGGGCTGTCCAACGGGGAGATCGCCGCGCGCCTGGTCCTGTCGGAGGCCACGGTCAAGACACATGTGGGCCGCATCCTGACCAAGCTGGGGCTGCGCGACCGCGTCCAGGTGGTGGTCCTGGCGTACGAGACGGGTCTGGTCCGGGCGGGCGGCTCCGCCTGA
- the panC gene encoding pantoate--beta-alanine ligase, with product MNARTAQEAESGATALVRTGAELAALRRTGRRAVVMTMGALHEGHATLIRTARRLAGPGGQVVVTVFVNPLQFGAGEDLDRYPRTLDADRAIAEREGADAVFAPGVEEVYPGGEPQVRVTAGPMGELLEGAARPGHFDGMLTVVAKLLHLTAPDLALFGQKDAQQLALIRRMVRDLNFPVEIVGVPTVREEDGLALSSRNRYLAPAERTAALALSRALFAARDRLAAEHALLARAAAGGTGLGRAGALTAMGEARAAADAHAVAAAAPSPAAIRAVAQGVLDDAAKAEPPVVADYLALVDPATFREAPEGFAGEAVLAVAARVGTTRLIDNIPLTFGALA from the coding sequence ATGAACGCGCGGACCGCCCAGGAGGCCGAGTCCGGGGCCACCGCCCTGGTGCGTACGGGCGCCGAGCTCGCGGCCCTTCGCCGGACCGGGCGCCGCGCCGTGGTCATGACCATGGGCGCGCTGCACGAGGGCCACGCCACCTTGATCCGCACCGCGCGCCGGCTGGCGGGCCCCGGGGGCCAGGTCGTGGTCACCGTGTTCGTCAACCCGCTCCAGTTCGGCGCGGGCGAGGACCTTGACCGCTACCCGCGCACCCTGGACGCCGACCGCGCGATCGCCGAACGCGAGGGCGCCGACGCGGTGTTCGCGCCCGGCGTCGAGGAGGTCTACCCCGGCGGCGAGCCCCAGGTGCGCGTCACGGCGGGCCCCATGGGCGAGCTCCTTGAGGGCGCCGCGCGCCCCGGCCACTTCGACGGCATGCTGACCGTCGTCGCCAAGCTGCTCCACCTGACCGCGCCCGACCTCGCCCTGTTCGGCCAGAAGGACGCCCAGCAACTGGCCCTGATCCGGCGGATGGTGCGCGATCTGAACTTCCCGGTGGAGATCGTCGGCGTACCGACGGTGCGGGAGGAGGACGGGCTCGCCCTGTCCAGCCGCAACCGCTACCTCGCGCCCGCCGAGCGCACCGCCGCCCTCGCGCTCTCGCGCGCCCTGTTCGCGGCCCGCGACCGGCTCGCCGCCGAGCACGCCTTGCTCGCGCGGGCCGCCGCCGGCGGCACCGGCCTCGGCAGGGCCGGCGCGCTGACCGCGATGGGCGAGGCCCGCGCCGCCGCCGACGCGCACGCGGTGGCCGCCGCCGCGCCGTCCCCCGCCGCGATCAGGGCCGTCGCCCAGGGCGTGCTCGACGACGCGGCCAAGGCCGAACCCCCGGTCGTCGCCGACTACTTGGCGCTGGTCGACCCGGCGACCTTCCGCGAGGCACCCGAGGGGTTCGCCGGTGAGGCGGTCCTCGCGGTCGCCGCGCGCGTCGGCACCACGCGCCTCATCGACAACATCCCGCTCACGTTCGGAGCACTGGCATGA
- a CDS encoding SAM-dependent methyltransferase, translated as MTDETCQHSPEGSGSGLLRPGLLGPGLLGPGLVGWREATERALYGEGGFYLRPEGPAGHFRTSVHASPLFAGAVARLLTEVAARLGPGPVDLVDVGAGRGELLTGVLAALPEDFPVRAYAVERAARPAGLDERVEWRAAVPGRVRGLLFANEWLDNVAVDVAEADEDGVARLVLVRPDGTEVLGEPVSGADAAWLARWWPLSEPGARAEIGWPRDRAWAGAVGALEAGLAVAVDYAHTRQTRPPFGTLSGFWGGREVAPVPDGSCDITAHVALDACALPGAELVTQREALAGLGVSGGRPPLSLATSDPAAYVRALARAGEAAELTSRGGLGDFLWLRQRV; from the coding sequence GTGACGGATGAGACGTGTCAGCACTCCCCCGAAGGCTCTGGCTCCGGGCTCCTCAGGCCGGGGCTCCTCGGGCCGGGGCTCCTCGGGCCGGGGCTCGTCGGATGGCGGGAGGCGACCGAGCGGGCGCTCTACGGCGAGGGCGGGTTCTATCTGCGGCCCGAGGGCCCCGCCGGGCACTTCCGCACCTCGGTGCACGCCTCGCCGCTCTTCGCCGGAGCCGTCGCCCGCCTCCTCACGGAGGTCGCGGCCCGGCTCGGCCCTGGCCCCGTCGACCTGGTCGACGTCGGCGCCGGGCGCGGGGAGCTGCTGACCGGGGTGCTGGCCGCGCTGCCCGAAGACTTCCCCGTGCGCGCGTACGCCGTCGAACGGGCGGCGCGTCCGGCCGGGCTCGACGAGCGCGTCGAGTGGCGCGCCGCCGTGCCCGGGCGCGTACGGGGCCTGCTGTTCGCCAACGAGTGGCTGGACAACGTGGCCGTGGACGTGGCGGAGGCCGACGAGGACGGGGTGGCCAGGCTCGTCCTCGTACGCCCCGACGGCACGGAGGTGCTGGGTGAGCCAGTGTCGGGCGCGGACGCGGCGTGGCTCGCGCGCTGGTGGCCGCTGAGCGAGCCGGGTGCGCGCGCCGAGATCGGATGGCCTCGGGACCGGGCGTGGGCGGGTGCGGTCGGCGCCCTGGAGGCGGGGCTCGCGGTGGCGGTCGACTACGCGCATACGCGGCAGACCAGGCCGCCGTTCGGGACGCTGAGCGGGTTTTGGGGCGGGCGGGAGGTCGCGCCCGTGCCGGACGGGTCGTGCGACATCACCGCGCATGTCGCGCTGGACGCCTGCGCGCTGCCGGGGGCGGAGCTGGTGACGCAGCGGGAGGCCCTGGCCGGCCTCGGCGTCTCGGGCGGGCGGCCCCCGCTGTCCCTCGCGACGTCGGACCCGGCGGCGTACGTGCGGGCGCTGGCCCGGGCGGGTGAGGCCGCCGAGCTGACCTCGCGAGGCGGGCTCGGCGACTTCCTGTGGCTGCGCCAACGCGTCTGA
- a CDS encoding beta-eliminating lyase-related protein, which translates to MAENEHAPLADTAPATPDDQPEQTPEAARRHRIAVHRGARRRLADSAVDQSVGERLTALVADAGEVYDLNEPSDIYGDGPVAELERRAAKELGFPAAAFFPSGTMAQQVALRCWAARTGDPTVALHPMSHPEIHERDAFSQVSGLRTVHPTDAPRLPDAAEIRGFDEPFGILMLELPLRDAGFVLPTWQELVAVVDAARERDAVVHFDGARIWETATHFGRPLSEIASLADSVYVSFYKSLGGLSGAVLAGPESLIAQARTWRHRYGGQIFQQFPAAFAALSGLRRVLPELPSYVAHAKIVAKALAEGFTEAGVAWFRVNPEVPHTHEFQVWLPYDADVLSAAALRQTEESGVCLFRRWFAAPAGPPGLSFTEVTVNAPGLEWTAEDVRAAVADFVRRIV; encoded by the coding sequence ATGGCAGAAAACGAACACGCCCCTCTGGCCGACACGGCCCCCGCCACCCCGGACGATCAGCCCGAGCAGACCCCGGAAGCGGCTCGCAGGCACCGTATCGCCGTCCACCGCGGCGCCCGGCGCAGGCTGGCGGACTCAGCCGTCGACCAGAGCGTCGGGGAGCGTCTTACGGCCCTGGTGGCGGACGCGGGCGAGGTCTACGACCTGAACGAGCCCTCCGACATCTACGGCGACGGTCCCGTGGCCGAGCTGGAGCGCCGCGCCGCCAAGGAACTCGGTTTCCCGGCCGCCGCCTTCTTCCCCAGCGGCACGATGGCCCAGCAGGTCGCGCTGCGCTGCTGGGCGGCCCGTACCGGCGACCCCACGGTCGCCCTGCACCCCATGTCCCACCCCGAAATCCATGAGCGCGACGCGTTCAGCCAGGTCAGCGGGTTGCGTACGGTGCATCCGACCGATGCGCCGAGGCTGCCGGACGCGGCGGAGATACGCGGCTTCGACGAGCCCTTCGGCATCCTGATGCTGGAGCTCCCGCTGCGCGACGCCGGGTTTGTGCTCCCCACCTGGCAGGAGCTGGTGGCCGTGGTCGACGCGGCCCGCGAGCGGGACGCGGTGGTGCACTTCGACGGCGCCAGGATCTGGGAGACGGCCACCCACTTCGGGCGCCCGCTCAGCGAGATCGCGAGCCTCGCGGACAGCGTCTACGTCTCGTTCTACAAGTCGCTCGGCGGCCTCTCCGGCGCGGTCCTCGCGGGCCCGGAGTCGCTGATCGCCCAGGCGCGCACCTGGCGCCACCGCTACGGCGGCCAGATCTTCCAGCAGTTCCCCGCCGCCTTCGCGGCCCTGTCCGGCCTGCGCCGGGTGCTGCCCGAACTGCCGTCGTACGTGGCGCACGCCAAGATCGTGGCCAAGGCGCTCGCGGAGGGCTTCACCGAGGCCGGCGTGGCGTGGTTCCGGGTCAACCCCGAGGTGCCGCACACCCATGAGTTCCAGGTGTGGCTGCCCTACGACGCCGACGTGCTGAGCGCGGCCGCGCTCCGGCAGACCGAGGAGAGCGGGGTGTGCCTGTTCCGGCGCTGGTTCGCGGCGCCGGCCGGCCCGCCCGGGCTCTCCTTCACGGAGGTCACGGTCAACGCGCCGGGTCTGGAGTGGACCGCCGAGGACGTGCGCGCGGCCGTGGCGGACTTCGTACGCCGGATCGTGTGA
- a CDS encoding DUF2520 domain-containing protein: MNAPPEHRHENSPADRPARLAVGVVGAGRVGPALAAALQLAGHRPVAVSGVSDASVRRAAALLPDVPLLPPAEVMERADLVLLTVPDDALPGLVQGLAETGAVRPGQLLVHTSGRFGTAVLDPARRAGALPLALHPAMTFTGTAVDVQRLAGCSFGVTAPQELRLAAEALVIEMGGEPEWIEEEARPLYHAALALGANHLVTLVAQSMELLRKAGVGAPDRMLGPLLGAALDNALRSGDAALTGPVARGDAGTVAAHVAELRKHAPGTVAGYLAMARTTADRALAHGLLKPELAQDLLGVLAEGDAR; this comes from the coding sequence GTGAACGCACCACCAGAGCACCGTCACGAGAACAGCCCGGCGGACCGCCCCGCCCGCCTCGCCGTGGGCGTCGTCGGCGCGGGCCGGGTCGGTCCCGCGCTCGCCGCCGCGCTCCAGCTCGCGGGCCACCGCCCGGTCGCCGTCTCGGGCGTCTCCGACGCCTCGGTGCGCAGGGCCGCCGCCCTGCTGCCCGACGTGCCGCTGCTCCCGCCCGCCGAGGTCATGGAGCGCGCCGACCTCGTCCTGCTCACCGTCCCCGACGACGCCCTGCCGGGCCTGGTCCAGGGCCTCGCGGAGACCGGCGCGGTCCGGCCCGGGCAGCTCCTGGTGCACACCTCGGGCCGCTTCGGCACGGCCGTCCTCGACCCCGCGCGCCGGGCCGGCGCGCTGCCGCTCGCCCTGCACCCGGCGATGACGTTCACCGGGACCGCCGTGGACGTCCAGCGCCTCGCGGGCTGCTCCTTCGGCGTGACCGCGCCCCAGGAGCTGCGGCTTGCGGCGGAGGCGCTGGTCATCGAGATGGGCGGCGAGCCCGAGTGGATCGAGGAGGAGGCCCGCCCGCTCTACCACGCGGCCCTCGCGCTCGGTGCGAACCACCTGGTCACACTGGTCGCCCAGTCGATGGAGCTGCTGCGCAAGGCCGGTGTCGGCGCCCCCGACCGGATGCTCGGCCCGCTGCTCGGCGCGGCCCTGGACAACGCGCTGCGCTCGGGTGACGCGGCGCTGACCGGCCCGGTCGCGCGCGGCGACGCCGGTACGGTCGCCGCCCACGTGGCGGAGTTGCGCAAGCACGCGCCGGGCACGGTCGCCGGATACCTCGCCATGGCCCGTACGACCGCCGATCGCGCGCTCGCGCACGGACTGCTCAAGCCCGAGCTCGCCCAGGACCTGCTCGGGGTGCTCGCGGAAGGAGATGCCCGATGA
- a CDS encoding NADH-quinone oxidoreductase subunit D, with protein MTETTVGIGGGAESTDMVLNIGPQHPSTHGVLRLKLVLDGERIQRAEPVIGYMHRGAEKLFEARDYRQIVMLANRHDWLSAFSNELGVVMAVERMLGMEVPERAVWTRTLLAELNRVLNHLMFLGSYPLELGGITPIFHAFREREELQTVMEEVSGGRMHYMFNRVGGLKEDLPLGWLGRVRHAVASVRSRMDVYDRLVLGNEIFRGRTRGVGALSAEAVHAYGVSGPIARASGVDFDLRRDEPYLAYGQLQDTLKVVTRTEGDCLARFECLLEQTHNALDLADACLDTLAELPPGPINQRLPKVLKAPEGQTYAWTENPLGINGYYLVSKGEKTPYRLKLRSASYNNIQALAVLLPGTLVADMVAILGSLFFVVGDIDK; from the coding sequence ATGACGGAGACCACGGTCGGCATCGGCGGCGGGGCGGAAAGCACCGACATGGTGCTCAACATCGGCCCCCAGCACCCCTCCACCCACGGAGTGCTGCGCCTGAAGCTCGTCCTCGACGGCGAGCGGATCCAGCGGGCCGAGCCGGTCATCGGCTACATGCACCGCGGCGCGGAGAAGCTGTTCGAGGCGCGCGACTACCGCCAGATCGTGATGCTGGCCAACCGCCACGACTGGCTCTCCGCGTTCTCCAACGAACTCGGCGTCGTCATGGCGGTGGAGCGGATGCTCGGCATGGAGGTCCCCGAGCGCGCCGTGTGGACCCGCACGCTGCTCGCCGAGCTGAACCGGGTCCTCAACCACCTGATGTTCCTCGGCTCCTACCCGCTGGAGCTCGGCGGCATCACCCCCATCTTCCACGCGTTCCGCGAACGCGAGGAGTTGCAGACGGTGATGGAGGAGGTCTCCGGCGGCCGCATGCACTACATGTTCAACCGCGTCGGCGGCCTCAAGGAGGACCTGCCGCTCGGCTGGCTCGGCCGGGTGCGCCACGCCGTCGCCTCGGTGCGCTCCCGCATGGACGTGTACGACCGCCTCGTCCTCGGCAACGAGATCTTCCGCGGACGCACGCGCGGGGTGGGCGCGTTGTCGGCCGAGGCCGTGCACGCGTACGGCGTGAGCGGACCCATCGCCCGCGCCTCCGGCGTCGATTTCGACCTGCGCCGCGACGAGCCCTACCTCGCCTATGGGCAGCTCCAGGACACCCTGAAGGTCGTCACCCGAACCGAGGGCGACTGCCTCGCGCGCTTCGAGTGCCTGCTGGAGCAGACGCACAACGCGCTCGACCTGGCGGACGCGTGCCTGGATACGCTGGCCGAGCTCCCGCCCGGGCCCATCAACCAGCGGCTGCCCAAGGTGCTCAAGGCGCCCGAGGGCCAGACGTACGCCTGGACCGAGAACCCGCTCGGCATCAACGGCTACTACCTCGTCAGCAAGGGCGAGAAGACCCCGTACCGGCTGAAGCTGCGTTCGGCCTCGTACAACAACATCCAGGCCCTGGCGGTGCTGCTGCCGGGGACGCTGGTGGCCGACATGGTGGCCATCCTCGGGTCGCTGTTCTTCGTCGTGGGCGACATCGACAAGTGA